The stretch of DNA tcttctttcgatatgtattattattgttggGAATTTGTACTTCAAAactttatttattgataattagaTTTCAAATCTTTTGAATTTGTATTTCGATTGGAATTTCAGGTTTTTTAAATGATTGTCTCTTGCATGTGTATAGCATGAGGAGCCTATTTAGTGAAGTGATAAAAGATAGTTATTGTTAATGGGTCTAGATTATTTTGGTGTTATTTTTATGTGTGTTATGTCTTGGCATTAATTAAcataaatgttgaaaaaaaataatgtattgtgtttagttttaatcTAAATGAAATTATATGTGGGTATGGAAAAAGTTAGCAAAGAGTTTGAAAAGTCAAGTTAAGTGATGAAAATAAAGTGGAAAAGTCAAAGAGAAGTAATGGataaaaagtcaaaatttatGTGTATTCAAAAGAaacataagaagaaagaaatatatatatatatatatatatattccttatttaaaagaattaaaggaGGGATAGGTGGGGAATTATGCAACAAGTGAGGGGGCAAATTGGGGAAGGGAAAagctatataaaaaaaaagaagattgtGGAAGCTACGGGAAGCCactatcttcttctccttttgtttcttctatcttcttctttcttctttttcctcttcttcatttttcaatcttttctcttttattcttGATCTTGAGGCTTTTGGAGGTGAGGAACTGCAGATCTAACAGTTTCAATTGTCGGTTAAGCCATCAAAACCacctaaggcaagttctttccccttttccttCTCTGTTTGCGTAactttttatcttctttcttcataTTATGCAAGTTTCTATCTCAtgccttccattttttttttgcaagttATTTCCATCTCTTTTCCATTCAATAGATTTATTTCTTCCATTTATGAGATTTGTTGGTTGAAACTCTTAATTTTTGGCAGATTTGCGCATGTTGTACATTTTGGGGTATAACTTTCTGTGTGTATATCTAAATTGAGATCcgttatttttctataaattagacttcataggcttcgttttgatatattatataaattatttggttAAGTTTTGAGCTTGTAATCGCCCTATCAATCTCTGACTGAAATTTAGAATTTACTACTCGTGTAATCTGAccatgtttcaatttttgaggtATAAATgtttgtgtttatatatatatgatttgagATCTACTTTTTGATCTATAAACTAGACATACTAAGCTTCATTTAGATATATTACTTGCATTATTTGGTTACTTTTTGAGCCCGTAACATTCCTGTTAATCTTGGCctaaaatttgtaaattttttggAGCTTTGCCTAATTAATGTTTTTGCGTTGGCCATTCTTCCTATGAATGAAATGAGGAGAGATTAATAGGTGGGTATGCACAAATTACATATATTGCAGCATAGTGTATGTGCATGAATATATACAATTATGCGCCTATTATAATGCGCTAAGGCTATGCCGTGTAGGGAGAAGGATATCTAAAACAAGCTCGATAGGCACTTGCTTGACCATGGGAGCTTTAAAGCCAGAACATGGGTGGACAATGGTCCACAAtatgtatgtttatatattgACATTATGGTTGTGGCACTAAAGTTCATAGTTGTTTAATGTTGTATAGAATGACATGATGAGTCCTAATATGGAGAATGATGGATAGGGAATTATGTGTTCGTTTCAGGGAGTTCATTCACTTTTACATTTTATACTCTCTTTGTTTACTCTACATCATTCTAGAAAAAGGTAAAGTTAAACAGGGAGCTAGGCCTAACAGTGCATCAGTTTTCCAAGGTAGGTTGTGTACAAAGTCGTCCCTGCCAAAAGATCCCTAGGTGTTTTTTTGGGAGGGCTTGCAGAGTAGAGTTTGCTTTGTAGTTTGTTTAAATtacctttttattttgttgtttaggCAGTTAATCCCTAACCAGATTGTTTAGTGAGCTCTGTCGTATGTATATATCTTGTGAGCCTTGTTAAATAAATGGGATGTATATAGTTGTTTATGTCTAAATTTGTTCTGTATCATTCCTTTTATGATCTTCTCATGAATCTCCTTTGCTAGTGAGAGCTCCGAGATAATTCTGCATCATGTCTAAATTTGTTTTGTACCTTTATGTATGCACAACAAATCACCGACCTCTCATCATAAGAAGAAATGGATAGTTCTCCCATTTGTTccaacatcctccactcttggaCCATTATCGTTGTCATCATCGCTCCACGTTGGCTCAATgcatcagccaccacattggctTTCCTCGGGTGGTAAAGGATCTCATAGTCAAAATCCTTAAAAAACTCCACCCACCGTCATTGCctcaaatttaattctttttgggaGAGAAGATATTTCAGACTTTAATGATTCATGTATATTTTCACCTTCTCGCCATATAGATAGTGCCTCCAAATTTTTAGAGCAAAAACTAATACTATTAACTCCAGTTCATGTGTGGCATAGTTCAACTCATGCTTTTTCAATTGTCTTGAAGCATAGGCATTTACGCGCCCATCCTACATCAATACACACCCTAGTCCTGTATGTGAAGTGTCACTGTAGATAGTGAACTTTTCTTCACTCCTCGAAATAGTTAAACCCATAGTCAGCCTCattttcaattcttggaagCTATTTTCACAAGCTTCATTCCATTTGAATTTTACTCTTTTCTTTGTCAATTTAGTCATGGGTGAGGATAGTCAAGCAAATCTCTTAATGAATCTTTTGTAATAGCCAGCTAATCCCAATAAGCTTCGAATACCCATCACTGTAGTAAGCCTCGATCATTCCACCACGGCCTTAATCTTTTCAGAGTCCACTGAAATGCCCTCACCAGAGATTACATGCCTAAGAAAGTACACTTGTCTTTGCCAGAAGTCACACTTGCTCAGCTTGGCATACAATTTCTCTTCTTGAAGTTTCTGCAAAATTATTCTGAGATGGGCTTCATGCTGCTCTAGGCTCGGGGAGTAGATTAGaatatcatcataaacatgATAACAAAGCAGTCCAGATACTCCTTGAAGACatgattcatcaaatccataaacACTTATGGGGCGTTAGTTAACCCGAATGGCATTACTACAGACTCGAAATGCCCATACCGAGTACGAAAGGTTGTCTTCTTAATATCCTCTTCTCTAACTCTTACTTGGTGGTAGCCTGATTTCAAATctattttggagaagactgagACCCTATAGAGCTAGTCTAGCAAATTATCCATATGCGGGAGATGACACTTATTCTTCAAGGTCACTTGATTTAGTTGTTGATAATCGATACATGGTCTCATCCTGTGAAGCACGGAAATGGCTCGGAGATGCCGTTTCGGCGTTTCCGAATCGTTTCCCATTTTGGAAAGGGAAAAAACGGCCCAAAATGTTTTTCGggccgtttgtgtaatttttgtaaaattttgggccgtttcataatttaaaatacttgaCCAGAAACGCGTTTCCAGCCGAAAATGCGTTTCCAGCAAGTGCTGCCATGCCCAAAGTGCTGCCAGCAAGTGCTGCAAGTGCTGCCAACTTGAatcctttcaaaattttggaccttctttcttttccctctcttcttcttcttcttccaatgcgacagcttcttcttcttctttttcttcttccagtgcggcttcttcttcttttttgttttcttctttcaatgCGAGTGCTTCTTCTCAGCGATTGTCGTCTGCTTCCAATGCATCGATCGTCCTCACCGCCATCTACTTCCAGTGCGTCGATCGCCCTCGCCGCTCCGTTGTCTGCTTCCATTGCTTCGGTCGTTCCTTCTCTGGCCTCTCGTTGCCGATGTCGATTCCCTTTTGTAAGCccccatctccctctctctctttctatatatatatacatatatatttcttgcTCTTTATGCAAAGTTTTGAGCAGTTACAATCTGGACCTTTCATCCCAGATTGTAAGTTACAATCAGTCGATCTGGGCATTTTggcaattttgaatttttttatattccaaTTAGCTATAAGTTGTTATAGaatgtcaaaattattaataaattatcaaaaattaaataacaattaattgATGTTCAGTGGAAGGATGTCATGAACAAGTTTAAACCtggtttgcaattttttttgttcaagTCTTCTAACTTTAAATGTCTATTactaaaaatgtttaaataactTCTATTTATTGAGTTGATCTTTTACAAAAAGAAATTGTGACATTGTTGAAATGTTTATGTTTGAGCTTTTCTGAATGTATTATggattttatgtttatgtttgtttgaaatttaaatacattattaaacttatgtgtattatttatgtttgaatatttttttatttttttatattaaaaattatatttacaaaagaatccctatattttttaaatttacattttaccccgcgtttccgtttcctacctttttagaaaaatggcgtttccacgtttccgtttcctattgGAAAGGTCTCCCGTTTCCGTTTCTGTGCAACCTAGGTCTCATCGATCCATCATTCTTCCTCACAAATAATATTACGGCTCCCCACAGGGAAGCATTGAGTATGATGAAAACCCTTATCAATCAACTCCTGAATCTAgatcttcaattctttcaactCGTTAAGGTCTAGTCTATACGGGGCTTTAGAGATGGGTTGTGTTCCTAACATTAGTTCAATTGAAAACTCAACTTTTCTTAAAGGCGCAACCCCAATAACTCTTCAAGAAACACGTCGGGGAAATCTCAGACAACTAGAATTTCTGGAAACTCTAACTTATTCCCCTTACTTGTGGTAACAAATGCAAGGTATGCTTCGCAACCGAGGCGTATTAACTTCTCTGCTTTCATCACTGATATCATGGGGCTGGAGCTCATTGGTTTAATCCCCTAGTATACAATAACTGGCTGTTGGAAAAGCTCAAACTGAATTATCTTTCGGCGACAATCAACTTTAGCGTAGTGTTGAGATAACCAGTCCATGCCtaagatcaaatcaaaatcctttaTGTCTAAGACCACCAAATCTCCTAGTAACTCTTTGTTGTGCACCTTAATCTTGCAAGCTTTATATACCTCACTACCCATTAAAGCTACATCCTTCGGCATACTTACAATCAGATAATATGGTAATCAAATCCCAGGAACAAGTACGTGGCATAACACTCAgggtgcaataaaagaatgggtAGATCCTATGTTAAAAAGTACACATACATCAATGTTGTATAAAGAAATAATACCTTGGATCGTGTCATTTTCCTTTTCCGCATCTACTGTCGTCAGTGCAAAGACTCTCCCTTGAACATGGGGTTTGTCAGTGATAGCTGGACGCTGAGCTGGAGGTAAAGCTAGCTAGGGAGCTACTCCTTGAACCCTAGGCACCACAGGCCTCTAATCAGGTATTTGCCTGttgaaaacatgacttaaaAGCTGCTAATGTGACTTGAATGAATCAAAATAACTGTTAAAGATTATTCATAACTAATAAATTAGCAATTATCTGATATACTTCAGGTTGTTTGTTAGCTAATCTTTAGCTAAATTTTAGCAAATTCTGTTTAcattttaaatgtataaatatgtgcTTTTACTACTGAATAAAATAGTATTGTGTATTCTCTTTATTCTCTACATATCTTTCCATAGaatatatttccttttcttatttctccataaaaaaccaacaaatggtatcagagcatattTTCTTAAGGGACTTGTGAGTATGGAGAATCACCGAGAGCAAGACCAGGAGCAAGAGCATAAAATGTACGGAGGAGAGATTCCAGAAGAAGCAGAGATGGATGCCAATGTCGACATGTCTAGggctgaggaagaagaagaccctAATGCTAAGGACTTGcaggagatgaagaagagacTCAAGGAGATAGAAGAGGAAGTTGGTGCCCTTCGCGAAATGCTGGCCAAAGTTGAAAAGGAAATGGGCGTTGTTCAAGATTCTTCTAGTGGGTCTACTACACAGGCTGAGAAGGAATAAGTGAATGCCCAGTCAATATATGTTGATAATGTTGACTAGGCATGCACACCGGAAGATGAGGAGTTATTTTAACCCTACTCAAAATCATATCCATGCCTATGCCCCATTACCATATCTATGCCTTATaaccataaataataaaatgccCATATGCCTATATCTAAGacatgccaaaattaaaaatttgcatTTCCAGCCTCAAagtcaaggaggagtgttgaaaaTATGACTTAGAAGCTGTTGATGTGGTTTGAATGAGTCAAAATAATTGTTAAAGATTATCCATAACTAATAAATTAGCAACTATCTGATATATTCGTGTTGTTTGTTAACTGATCTTTAGCTAAATTTCAGcaaattctatttatattttttatgtataaatctGTGCTTTTACTACTGAATAAAATAGTATTGTGTGTTCTCTCTATTCTCTGCATATATTTTCATAGaatatatttcctttttttttctccataaaAAAACAACCCTTGACCTCCTAGTCTCGGTCCTTCATACTAAGGCAACATAGTGCACGTGTTGGCCATGTGGCCCCTTTTGCCATAACATTAACAAATCACATCTCTGGCATCTAAACTCTCTGGACAATCTCTCTGGACATGTCCGACCTGGCCACAAAAAAAGCAAACTCCACTGGCAAATCTATAGGGATCCCAATGCCTCTTGTCGTAGGTCTTACATGGAGGAATTTCTGGGGTAATCCTGGTTAAGCCTGCCTCCCATCTTCTCTTCTTGTCATTGCCCCATCCCTGTGAGGAACTCACACATTTTTCTTCTATTAGTCCAATTCCTATCTCAGTTTTATCTCTTTCAATAGCATACGTTTTCTATACAATAATAGGGTAATCTATAATCCGAGCGCTCGCCAAAGCATGTTGTATCCTTGCATGTAGGCCCCACTGGAACTTGGTTGCTTTCTTGGCCTCAGTAGATACTAATTCTGGTGCAAACCTGGCCAAAGATATGAACTATGCCTCATACTAGGCCATAGTCTAGTTGCCTTGTGTCAATTCAATGAACTCATACACCTTTTGTTCCTGCATCCACCTGGAAAAGAAGTTCTCATTGAACATTTCCTGAAATTCTACCCAAGATGACTCCTTACCAACAAGTCTCCACCTAGAAATCTCCCACCATCGTTCAGTGTCCCTCACTAATAGAAAAGTTGCCAACCGTACCTTATGTGCATTAGTACATCCTATAGTCTGCAAATGTTTCTCTATGGACATCATCCAGTTTTCTACAACTAAAATATCTGTCCCTTCATTGAACTCTAGGGGTCGAAGAGCTATAAAGTCCTTTAATAACTAGCTCCCAATATTGGCCTCTATTTCTTGTGCCACTAGAGCAAGATTCGCAGTCTGGCCATCAGTATTTCTTGTTGAACTTGGATCATCACTCGTCTCTTGTTGTGCCTGTCCCTGTCTCATCTGGTTGGTCATGAGCACATATATTGCCCTTAGTATACCTGCCTGGGTCCCACACATCTTGTTCATTTCCTAGCACAAGTCCCCGGTAGACTAAAGTGATAGGGGTAGGTGGTGGAACATCCTGGTCTCGACCCTTACTCGACAGTCTCCCTCTTCCCCTGCGTGCACTCATTTCTTGCATAACCACATCGCTTGAGAACTCAATCCAATTATAACTCACTCTGGACTACTATGCATagccctaactctacccgacactCCTATGTGTACAAAGTCTCATCTCATCCCAACCTTGCTTtaataccaaactgtaacgacccacaTTTCCGAGCTCTCGCTAGCAAATGAGATCCGTGAGGAAGTTATAAAAGGAATGATACAGAACAAATTTAGACATAAACAACCCTAAATAACCATATACATCCCTTTTATTTAACAAGGCTCACaagatatatacataccacaCTGCTCACTAAACAATTTGGTTAGGGCTTAACTGCctatattacaaaataaaagggTAATGTAAACAAACCACAAAACAAACTCTACTCCGCAAGCCCTCAAAACCAACACTTAGGGATCTTATGGCTACGACAACTCTTTACACAACCTACCCCAAAAACTCATGCACTACTAGGCTCAGCTCCATCTTTAGCTTTGCCTTTATATGGAATGACGCAGAGTAAACAAAAATGAACCACAAGGCCAAGCAAATTTATACAAATGAACAGTTGGGAACATCATAAATTAGaagcatgaatataaaatgtaaaagtGAATGAACTCCCTAAAACAAACACATAATTCCCTGTCCATCATTCTCCATACCAGATCTCATCATGTCATTCTATACAACATTAAACAACTATGAACTTT from Diospyros lotus cultivar Yz01 chromosome 6, ASM1463336v1, whole genome shotgun sequence encodes:
- the LOC127804352 gene encoding polyadenylate-binding protein 3-like, whose translation is MENHREQDQEQEHKMYGGEIPEEAEMDANVDMSRAEEEEDPNAKDLQEMKKRLKEIEEEVGALREMLAKVEKEMGVVQDSSSGSTTQAEKE